The following proteins are co-located in the Apis mellifera strain DH4 linkage group LG9, Amel_HAv3.1, whole genome shotgun sequence genome:
- the LOC100577998 gene encoding origin recognition complex subunit 3 isoform X3: MNHGTLLIKKRGMAFKMPWSKVKDKPIEQLDEIQAAIVLAGVNVSDHKEMFQRIVSKLEVKTKHIAVLWSRDSNNIKDITEKSIYQLINNGEDEDTHIKKNQCHMRALKAWHQEHCDQNDPLIIILTDFESIPASVLHDFILILSAYANSMKFILIFGVATTLFAIHRSLTYDVTSKLNVQVFQTKKQIDVLSDVLENTVFDTNIPFKLTGRAFQLLTDIFLFYDFSVQNFFLSYKICMIQHFYANNVNSLCCQPHKIENRISSLTDEDLNEIKKLPSIEKHIQQLTKKGNKDELLENSKFKEILIQVLNNFHQYMHRFLLILRCLHDFVSTLPNAPMGKQLREFYTTVVYLNNLKESQEYKECLQLLTFLSKQELLSKLNSLIAIIASSKDSDMIKVKKDLQSFEKRIDESSLEVAEKPVDIVSTGERLSRLQLKEKLLKMSKTHSKSPYKIAQQDLIDYLDQKIFSVYLVNPNYIPGNEIFCFNDGNLAKQHIRGSLRSAIHTGLNNPQVYLNCGCCKLENDDAIPSTLPDLSIIYKLHLESRKLINMYDWLQAFLIIVDPTSSAKEQRDVDPKLQARFAQAVAELEFLGFIKSSRKKTDHVKRLT; this comes from the exons atgaaccaTGGCACCTTACTTATAAAGAAACGTGGGATGGCATTCAAAATGCCATGGAG TAAAGTCAAAGATAAACCAATAGAACAACTTGATGAAATACAGGCGGCTATTGTGTTAGCAG GAGTTAATGTCTCTGATCATAAAGAAATGTTTCAAAGAATAGTTTCTAAGTTAGAAGTGAAAACAAAGCATATAGCAGTTCTATGGAGCAgagattcaaataatataaaagatattacagaaaaatcaatttatcaattgataaataatggagag GATGAGGATAcgcatattaaaaagaatcaatGTCATATGAGAGCTTTAAAAGCATGGCACCAAGAGCATTGTGATCAAAATGATcctcttattataatattaactgaTTTTGAAAGTATTCCTGCTTCGGTATtacatgattttattttaatcttaag tgCATATgcaaattcgatgaaatttattcttatttttggtGTTGCAACCACTTTATTTGCCATTCATAGATCTTTAACATATGATGTTACATCAAAGTTAAATGTTCAA gtatttcaaacaaaaaaacaaattgacGTATTATCAGATGTATTAGAAAATACTgtttttgatacaaatattccatttaagTTGACTGGACGcgcgtttcaattattaacagatatctttttattttatgatttttctgtacagaatttttttttaagttataag atatgtaTGATACaacatttttatgcaaataatgtaaattctcTTTGTTGTCAACCgcacaaaatagaaaataggatATCTTCATTAACAGATGaagatttgaatgaaattaaaaaattaccctCTATAGAAAAACATATTCAACAATTGACAAAAAAAGGGAACAAAGATGAATTACTTGAAAACAGTAAATTTAAG GAAATATTGATCCaagttttaaacaatttccatCAATATATGCATCGGTTTTTGTTAATACTCAGATGTTTGCACGATTTCGTGTCGACATTACCAAATGCACCAATGGGTAAACAG ctACGTGAATTTTACACAACAGtggtttatttgaataatctgAAAGAATCTCAAGAATACAAAGAATGTTTGCAATTATTGACCTTTTTATCCAAGCAGGAACTGCTTTCAAAATTGAACTCTTTAATAGCAATTATCGCAAGTTCAAAAGATTCAGATATGATAAAAGTCAAAAAAGATTTGCAGAGTTTTGAGAAAAGAATTGATGAATCGAGTTTAGAAGTTGCAGAAAAACCTGTAGATATTGTTTCTACGGGTGAAAGACTCAGTCGACTTCAGTTGAAAGAG aaattgttgaaaatgtcTAAAACACACTCTAAATCGCCTTATAAAATAGCACAGCAAGATTTGATCGATTATTTGGaccagaaaatattttctgtttaTTTGGTTAATCCTAATTATATACCAGGAAATgagatattttgtttcaacGATGGCAATTTAGCGAAGCAACATATTCGAGGATCTTTGAGATCTGCGATTCATACTGGACTAAACAATCCACAAGTGTACTTAAAC TGCGGGTGTTGCAAATTGGAGAACGACGACGCCATTCCGTCCACGCTGCCTGACCTCAGTATAATTTACAAGCTGCACTTGGAATCCAGGAAACTGATCAATATGTACGACTGGCTCCAG gcatttttaattatcgtggATCCAACAAGCAGTGCAAAGGAGCAAAGGGACGTGGATCCGAAATTACA AGCTCGTTTTGCTCAAGCGGTCGCGGAGCTGGAGTTTCTAGGTTTCATTAAGAGTTCACGAAAGAAGACCGACCATGTGAAACGActcacataa
- the LOC100577998 gene encoding origin recognition complex subunit 3 isoform X1, which yields MDNASVSKGVFVHKGAYKIGNKKTKFEQPDYINEPWHLTYKETWDGIQNAMEDVRLSMFQEILNNLESFVSKVKDKPIEQLDEIQAAIVLAGVNVSDHKEMFQRIVSKLEVKTKHIAVLWSRDSNNIKDITEKSIYQLINNGEDEDTHIKKNQCHMRALKAWHQEHCDQNDPLIIILTDFESIPASVLHDFILILSAYANSMKFILIFGVATTLFAIHRSLTYDVTSKLNVQVFQTKKQIDVLSDVLENTVFDTNIPFKLTGRAFQLLTDIFLFYDFSVQNFFLSYKICMIQHFYANNVNSLCCQPHKIENRISSLTDEDLNEIKKLPSIEKHIQQLTKKGNKDELLENSKFKEILIQVLNNFHQYMHRFLLILRCLHDFVSTLPNAPMGKQLREFYTTVVYLNNLKESQEYKECLQLLTFLSKQELLSKLNSLIAIIASSKDSDMIKVKKDLQSFEKRIDESSLEVAEKPVDIVSTGERLSRLQLKEKLLKMSKTHSKSPYKIAQQDLIDYLDQKIFSVYLVNPNYIPGNEIFCFNDGNLAKQHIRGSLRSAIHTGLNNPQVYLNCGCCKLENDDAIPSTLPDLSIIYKLHLESRKLINMYDWLQAFLIIVDPTSSAKEQRDVDPKLQARFAQAVAELEFLGFIKSSRKKTDHVKRLT from the exons ATGGACAACGCATCAGTATCAAAG GGCGTTTTTGTACATAAAGGTGcatataaaattggaaataaaaaaacaaaatttgaacaaccagattatataaatgaaccaTGGCACCTTACTTATAAAGAAACGTGGGATGGCATTCAAAATGCCATGGAG gacGTAAGATTAAGTATGttccaagaaattttaaataatttagaatcttTTGTTAGTAAAGTCAAAGATAAACCAATAGAACAACTTGATGAAATACAGGCGGCTATTGTGTTAGCAG GAGTTAATGTCTCTGATCATAAAGAAATGTTTCAAAGAATAGTTTCTAAGTTAGAAGTGAAAACAAAGCATATAGCAGTTCTATGGAGCAgagattcaaataatataaaagatattacagaaaaatcaatttatcaattgataaataatggagag GATGAGGATAcgcatattaaaaagaatcaatGTCATATGAGAGCTTTAAAAGCATGGCACCAAGAGCATTGTGATCAAAATGATcctcttattataatattaactgaTTTTGAAAGTATTCCTGCTTCGGTATtacatgattttattttaatcttaag tgCATATgcaaattcgatgaaatttattcttatttttggtGTTGCAACCACTTTATTTGCCATTCATAGATCTTTAACATATGATGTTACATCAAAGTTAAATGTTCAA gtatttcaaacaaaaaaacaaattgacGTATTATCAGATGTATTAGAAAATACTgtttttgatacaaatattccatttaagTTGACTGGACGcgcgtttcaattattaacagatatctttttattttatgatttttctgtacagaatttttttttaagttataag atatgtaTGATACaacatttttatgcaaataatgtaaattctcTTTGTTGTCAACCgcacaaaatagaaaataggatATCTTCATTAACAGATGaagatttgaatgaaattaaaaaattaccctCTATAGAAAAACATATTCAACAATTGACAAAAAAAGGGAACAAAGATGAATTACTTGAAAACAGTAAATTTAAG GAAATATTGATCCaagttttaaacaatttccatCAATATATGCATCGGTTTTTGTTAATACTCAGATGTTTGCACGATTTCGTGTCGACATTACCAAATGCACCAATGGGTAAACAG ctACGTGAATTTTACACAACAGtggtttatttgaataatctgAAAGAATCTCAAGAATACAAAGAATGTTTGCAATTATTGACCTTTTTATCCAAGCAGGAACTGCTTTCAAAATTGAACTCTTTAATAGCAATTATCGCAAGTTCAAAAGATTCAGATATGATAAAAGTCAAAAAAGATTTGCAGAGTTTTGAGAAAAGAATTGATGAATCGAGTTTAGAAGTTGCAGAAAAACCTGTAGATATTGTTTCTACGGGTGAAAGACTCAGTCGACTTCAGTTGAAAGAG aaattgttgaaaatgtcTAAAACACACTCTAAATCGCCTTATAAAATAGCACAGCAAGATTTGATCGATTATTTGGaccagaaaatattttctgtttaTTTGGTTAATCCTAATTATATACCAGGAAATgagatattttgtttcaacGATGGCAATTTAGCGAAGCAACATATTCGAGGATCTTTGAGATCTGCGATTCATACTGGACTAAACAATCCACAAGTGTACTTAAAC TGCGGGTGTTGCAAATTGGAGAACGACGACGCCATTCCGTCCACGCTGCCTGACCTCAGTATAATTTACAAGCTGCACTTGGAATCCAGGAAACTGATCAATATGTACGACTGGCTCCAG gcatttttaattatcgtggATCCAACAAGCAGTGCAAAGGAGCAAAGGGACGTGGATCCGAAATTACA AGCTCGTTTTGCTCAAGCGGTCGCGGAGCTGGAGTTTCTAGGTTTCATTAAGAGTTCACGAAAGAAGACCGACCATGTGAAACGActcacataa
- the LOC100577998 gene encoding origin recognition complex subunit 3 isoform X2 produces the protein MDNASVSKGVFVHKGAYKIGNKKTKFEQPDYINEPWHLTYKETWDGIQNAMEDVRLSMFQEILNNLESFVSKVKDKPIEQLDEIQAAIVLAGVNVSDHKEMFQRIVSKLEVKTKHIAVLWSRDSNNIKDITEKSIYQLINNGEDEDTHIKKNQCHMRALKAWHQEHCDQNDPLIIILTDFESIPASVLHDFILILSAYANSMKFILIFGVATTLFAIHRSLTYDVTSKLNVQVFQTKKQIDVLSDVLENTVFDTNIPFKLTGRAFQLLTDIFLFYDFSVQNFFLSYKICMIQHFYANNVNSLCCQPHKIENRISSLTDEDLNEIKKLPSIEKHIQQLTKKGNKDELLENSKFKEILIQVLNNFHQYMHRFLLILRCLHDFVSTLPNAPMGKQLREFYTTVVYLNNLKESQEYKECLQLLTFLSKQELLSKLNSLIAIIASSKDSDMIKVKKDLQSFEKRIDESSLEVAEKPVDIVSTGERLSRLQLKEKLLKMSKTHSKSPYKIAQQDLIDYLDQKIFSVYLVNPNYIPGNEIFCFNDGNLAKQHIRGSLRSAIHTGLNNPQVYLNCGCCKLENDDAIPSTLPDLSIIYKLHLESRKLINMYDWLQIYLVSELSEGFEQGLNFSDTFC, from the exons ATGGACAACGCATCAGTATCAAAG GGCGTTTTTGTACATAAAGGTGcatataaaattggaaataaaaaaacaaaatttgaacaaccagattatataaatgaaccaTGGCACCTTACTTATAAAGAAACGTGGGATGGCATTCAAAATGCCATGGAG gacGTAAGATTAAGTATGttccaagaaattttaaataatttagaatcttTTGTTAGTAAAGTCAAAGATAAACCAATAGAACAACTTGATGAAATACAGGCGGCTATTGTGTTAGCAG GAGTTAATGTCTCTGATCATAAAGAAATGTTTCAAAGAATAGTTTCTAAGTTAGAAGTGAAAACAAAGCATATAGCAGTTCTATGGAGCAgagattcaaataatataaaagatattacagaaaaatcaatttatcaattgataaataatggagag GATGAGGATAcgcatattaaaaagaatcaatGTCATATGAGAGCTTTAAAAGCATGGCACCAAGAGCATTGTGATCAAAATGATcctcttattataatattaactgaTTTTGAAAGTATTCCTGCTTCGGTATtacatgattttattttaatcttaag tgCATATgcaaattcgatgaaatttattcttatttttggtGTTGCAACCACTTTATTTGCCATTCATAGATCTTTAACATATGATGTTACATCAAAGTTAAATGTTCAA gtatttcaaacaaaaaaacaaattgacGTATTATCAGATGTATTAGAAAATACTgtttttgatacaaatattccatttaagTTGACTGGACGcgcgtttcaattattaacagatatctttttattttatgatttttctgtacagaatttttttttaagttataag atatgtaTGATACaacatttttatgcaaataatgtaaattctcTTTGTTGTCAACCgcacaaaatagaaaataggatATCTTCATTAACAGATGaagatttgaatgaaattaaaaaattaccctCTATAGAAAAACATATTCAACAATTGACAAAAAAAGGGAACAAAGATGAATTACTTGAAAACAGTAAATTTAAG GAAATATTGATCCaagttttaaacaatttccatCAATATATGCATCGGTTTTTGTTAATACTCAGATGTTTGCACGATTTCGTGTCGACATTACCAAATGCACCAATGGGTAAACAG ctACGTGAATTTTACACAACAGtggtttatttgaataatctgAAAGAATCTCAAGAATACAAAGAATGTTTGCAATTATTGACCTTTTTATCCAAGCAGGAACTGCTTTCAAAATTGAACTCTTTAATAGCAATTATCGCAAGTTCAAAAGATTCAGATATGATAAAAGTCAAAAAAGATTTGCAGAGTTTTGAGAAAAGAATTGATGAATCGAGTTTAGAAGTTGCAGAAAAACCTGTAGATATTGTTTCTACGGGTGAAAGACTCAGTCGACTTCAGTTGAAAGAG aaattgttgaaaatgtcTAAAACACACTCTAAATCGCCTTATAAAATAGCACAGCAAGATTTGATCGATTATTTGGaccagaaaatattttctgtttaTTTGGTTAATCCTAATTATATACCAGGAAATgagatattttgtttcaacGATGGCAATTTAGCGAAGCAACATATTCGAGGATCTTTGAGATCTGCGATTCATACTGGACTAAACAATCCACAAGTGTACTTAAAC TGCGGGTGTTGCAAATTGGAGAACGACGACGCCATTCCGTCCACGCTGCCTGACCTCAGTATAATTTACAAGCTGCACTTGGAATCCAGGAAACTGATCAATATGTACGACTGGCTCCAG
- the LOC100577998 gene encoding origin recognition complex subunit 3 isoform X4 — translation MDNASVSKGVFVHKGAYKIGNKKTKFEQPDYINEPWHLTYKETWDGIQNAMEDVRLSMFQEILNNLESFVSKVKDKPIEQLDEIQAAIVLAGVNVSDHKEMFQRIVSKLEVKTKHIAVLWSRDSNNIKDITEKSIYQLINNGEDEDTHIKKNQCHMRALKAWHQEHCDQNDPLIIILTDFESIPASVLHDFILILSAYANSMKFILIFGVATTLFAIHRSLTYDVTSKLNVQVFQTKKQIDVLSDVLENTVFDTNIPFKLTGRAFQLLTDIFLFYDFSVQNFFLSYKICMIQHFYANNVNSLCCQPHKIENRISSLTDEDLNEIKKLPSIEKHIQQLTKKGNKDELLENSKFKEILIQVLNNFHQYMHRFLLILRCLHDFVSTLPNAPMGKQLREFYTTVVYLNNLKESQEYKECLQLLTFLSKQELLSKLNSLIAIIASSKDSDMIKVKKDLQSFEKRIDESSLEVAEKPVDIVSTGERLSRLQLKEKLLKMSKTHSKSPYKIAQQDLIDYLDQKIFSVYLVNPNYIPGNEIFCFNDGNLAKQHIRGSLRSAIHTGLNNPQVYLNCGCCKLENDDAIPSTLPDLSIIYKLHLESRKLINMYDWLQKN, via the exons ATGGACAACGCATCAGTATCAAAG GGCGTTTTTGTACATAAAGGTGcatataaaattggaaataaaaaaacaaaatttgaacaaccagattatataaatgaaccaTGGCACCTTACTTATAAAGAAACGTGGGATGGCATTCAAAATGCCATGGAG gacGTAAGATTAAGTATGttccaagaaattttaaataatttagaatcttTTGTTAGTAAAGTCAAAGATAAACCAATAGAACAACTTGATGAAATACAGGCGGCTATTGTGTTAGCAG GAGTTAATGTCTCTGATCATAAAGAAATGTTTCAAAGAATAGTTTCTAAGTTAGAAGTGAAAACAAAGCATATAGCAGTTCTATGGAGCAgagattcaaataatataaaagatattacagaaaaatcaatttatcaattgataaataatggagag GATGAGGATAcgcatattaaaaagaatcaatGTCATATGAGAGCTTTAAAAGCATGGCACCAAGAGCATTGTGATCAAAATGATcctcttattataatattaactgaTTTTGAAAGTATTCCTGCTTCGGTATtacatgattttattttaatcttaag tgCATATgcaaattcgatgaaatttattcttatttttggtGTTGCAACCACTTTATTTGCCATTCATAGATCTTTAACATATGATGTTACATCAAAGTTAAATGTTCAA gtatttcaaacaaaaaaacaaattgacGTATTATCAGATGTATTAGAAAATACTgtttttgatacaaatattccatttaagTTGACTGGACGcgcgtttcaattattaacagatatctttttattttatgatttttctgtacagaatttttttttaagttataag atatgtaTGATACaacatttttatgcaaataatgtaaattctcTTTGTTGTCAACCgcacaaaatagaaaataggatATCTTCATTAACAGATGaagatttgaatgaaattaaaaaattaccctCTATAGAAAAACATATTCAACAATTGACAAAAAAAGGGAACAAAGATGAATTACTTGAAAACAGTAAATTTAAG GAAATATTGATCCaagttttaaacaatttccatCAATATATGCATCGGTTTTTGTTAATACTCAGATGTTTGCACGATTTCGTGTCGACATTACCAAATGCACCAATGGGTAAACAG ctACGTGAATTTTACACAACAGtggtttatttgaataatctgAAAGAATCTCAAGAATACAAAGAATGTTTGCAATTATTGACCTTTTTATCCAAGCAGGAACTGCTTTCAAAATTGAACTCTTTAATAGCAATTATCGCAAGTTCAAAAGATTCAGATATGATAAAAGTCAAAAAAGATTTGCAGAGTTTTGAGAAAAGAATTGATGAATCGAGTTTAGAAGTTGCAGAAAAACCTGTAGATATTGTTTCTACGGGTGAAAGACTCAGTCGACTTCAGTTGAAAGAG aaattgttgaaaatgtcTAAAACACACTCTAAATCGCCTTATAAAATAGCACAGCAAGATTTGATCGATTATTTGGaccagaaaatattttctgtttaTTTGGTTAATCCTAATTATATACCAGGAAATgagatattttgtttcaacGATGGCAATTTAGCGAAGCAACATATTCGAGGATCTTTGAGATCTGCGATTCATACTGGACTAAACAATCCACAAGTGTACTTAAAC TGCGGGTGTTGCAAATTGGAGAACGACGACGCCATTCCGTCCACGCTGCCTGACCTCAGTATAATTTACAAGCTGCACTTGGAATCCAGGAAACTGATCAATATGTACGACTGGCTCCAG